One Bradyrhizobium sp. CCGB12 genomic window carries:
- the lgt gene encoding prolipoprotein diacylglyceryl transferase: protein MPFLLIDFPAFKPIAIELGPFAIRWYALAYICGIVFGWLYARSLLKNKHLWSGPAPISLLQIDDFILWVTLGIILGGRTGYVLFYNLPFFIEHPAAILKLWEGGMSFHGGFLGCVVAVMWFAYRNGISILSLGDITTAVAPVGLLLGRIANFINGELWGRATDASLPWAMIFPNDPTQLPRHPSQLYEAGMEGILLFTVLAIMIRFGALKRPGMILGAFILIYGLTRIAGEHFREPDAQLGFLWGGLTMGMLLSIPMLIVGAILIVWAVRRGAPKTLEPIR from the coding sequence ATGCCCTTTCTTCTCATCGACTTTCCTGCCTTCAAGCCGATCGCGATCGAGCTCGGTCCGTTCGCAATCCGCTGGTATGCGCTGGCCTATATCTGCGGCATCGTATTCGGCTGGCTCTATGCGCGCTCGCTGCTGAAGAACAAACACCTGTGGAGCGGGCCAGCGCCAATCTCGCTGCTCCAGATCGACGACTTCATCCTGTGGGTCACGCTCGGCATCATCCTCGGCGGCCGCACCGGCTATGTGCTGTTCTACAATCTGCCCTTCTTCATCGAGCATCCCGCCGCGATCTTGAAATTGTGGGAGGGCGGGATGTCCTTCCACGGCGGCTTCCTCGGCTGCGTCGTCGCGGTGATGTGGTTTGCCTATCGCAACGGCATCTCGATCCTGTCGCTCGGCGACATCACCACCGCGGTCGCCCCGGTCGGGCTGCTGCTCGGACGCATCGCCAATTTCATCAATGGCGAGTTGTGGGGCCGCGCCACCGATGCGAGCCTGCCCTGGGCGATGATCTTCCCCAACGATCCCACACAGCTGCCGCGCCATCCGAGCCAGCTCTATGAAGCCGGCATGGAGGGCATCCTGCTGTTCACGGTGCTCGCAATCATGATCCGCTTCGGTGCCTTGAAGCGGCCCGGCATGATCCTCGGCGCCTTCATCCTGATCTATGGCCTGACCCGGATCGCCGGCGAACACTTCCGCGAGCCGGACGCCCAGCTCGGCTTCCTCTGGGGCGGATTAACCATGGGCATGCTGTTGTCGATCCCGATGCTTATCGTCGGCGCCATACTTATTGTATGGGCAGTCAGGCGCGGGGCGCCGAAGACCCTCGAGCCCATTCGTTAA
- a CDS encoding dienelactone hydrolase family protein → MIDQQIAIPTKDGHTATFITHPERGGPFPVILFYMDAPAIREELRDMARRLATSGYYVMLPNLYYRSGVMELGALPADPNAPERKRMFALMGSLTIPMIMDDTRALLTYAEGQAAANTEIVGTVGYCMSGRYAVNAATHFPDRVKAAASIYGTQLATDQDDSPHLAANKTRAELYFACAETDIYAPTEIIEKVKQGMSGAKAEVEIYPGTHHGFAFPKRPVYDRDAAERHWERLLALYRRNLVQT, encoded by the coding sequence ATGATCGACCAGCAGATCGCGATCCCGACCAAGGACGGCCACACCGCAACCTTCATCACCCATCCCGAACGCGGCGGGCCGTTCCCGGTGATCCTGTTCTACATGGACGCGCCCGCGATCCGCGAGGAGCTGCGCGACATGGCGCGCCGGCTCGCGACTTCGGGTTACTACGTGATGCTGCCGAACCTCTATTACCGCTCCGGCGTGATGGAGCTCGGCGCGCTGCCGGCCGATCCGAATGCGCCCGAGCGCAAGCGGATGTTCGCGCTGATGGGTTCGCTCACGATTCCCATGATCATGGACGACACCAGGGCGCTGCTCACCTATGCCGAGGGCCAGGCGGCCGCGAACACTGAAATCGTCGGCACCGTCGGCTATTGCATGAGCGGCCGTTATGCCGTTAACGCCGCCACGCATTTCCCCGATCGCGTCAAGGCGGCCGCCTCGATCTACGGCACGCAGCTTGCGACCGACCAGGATGACAGCCCGCATCTCGCCGCGAACAAGACCAGGGCCGAGCTCTATTTCGCCTGCGCCGAGACCGATATTTACGCGCCCACCGAGATCATCGAGAAGGTCAAGCAGGGCATGAGCGGCGCGAAAGCCGAGGTCGAGATCTATCCCGGCACGCATCACGGCTTCGCCTTCCCCAAGCGCCCGGTCTACGACCGCGACGCCGCCGAGCGGCATTGGGAGCGTCTGCTGGCGCTCTATCGCCGCAATCTCGTTCAGACATAG
- a CDS encoding accessory factor UbiK family protein, translating into MTQTNNRFFDEIGRLMNDAAGAAQGVKREFDTVMRTQAEKFLRDMDLVKREEFEAVKDMARLAREENEALKTRIAALEAKLGG; encoded by the coding sequence ATGACCCAGACCAACAACCGGTTTTTCGACGAGATCGGCCGCCTGATGAACGACGCTGCCGGTGCCGCCCAAGGCGTCAAGCGCGAGTTCGACACGGTGATGCGGACCCAGGCGGAAAAATTCCTGCGCGACATGGATCTGGTCAAGCGCGAGGAGTTCGAGGCGGTCAAGGACATGGCTCGCCTTGCGCGCGAGGAGAACGAGGCCCTGAAGACGCGGATTGCAGCGCTGGAGGCCAAGCTCGGCGGCTAG
- a CDS encoding 50S ribosomal protein L25/general stress protein Ctc encodes MATTVKELKATARPKSGKGAARAERRAGRVPGVIYGNNQPPVTISIEDRELRQRILAGRFLTTLVDIDLEGKKHRVIPRDYHLDPVKDFPIHVDFMRLGEGATIRISVPLHVVKAEGSPGVKRGGTVNIVAHAIELECGVESIPQYIEADVGSLEIGHSLHLSDVKLPAGVKALTREDATLVTIVPPSGYAEEQKAAAAAAAGGAAPGAAAAPAAGAAAPAAGAAAPAAAAKAPAGGDKKK; translated from the coding sequence ATGGCGACGACCGTCAAGGAATTGAAGGCGACCGCACGTCCGAAGAGCGGCAAGGGGGCCGCCCGGGCTGAGCGTCGCGCCGGCAGAGTGCCCGGAGTGATCTACGGCAACAACCAGCCCCCGGTGACGATCTCGATTGAAGATCGCGAACTGCGTCAGCGCATCCTCGCCGGCCGGTTCCTGACCACGCTGGTCGACATCGACCTCGAGGGCAAGAAGCACCGCGTGATTCCGCGCGACTACCACCTCGATCCGGTCAAGGACTTCCCGATCCATGTCGACTTCATGCGGCTCGGCGAAGGCGCCACCATCCGCATCAGCGTGCCCTTGCATGTGGTGAAGGCGGAAGGCTCGCCCGGCGTGAAGCGCGGCGGCACCGTCAACATCGTCGCCCATGCGATCGAGCTCGAATGCGGCGTCGAGAGCATCCCGCAATACATCGAGGCCGATGTCGGCTCGCTCGAAATCGGTCACTCGCTGCATCTGTCGGACGTCAAGCTGCCGGCCGGTGTGAAGGCGCTGACCCGCGAGGACGCGACCCTCGTCACCATCGTGCCGCCGTCCGGCTATGCCGAAGAGCAGAAGGCCGCGGCTGCGGCTGCTGCCGGTGGCGCGGCTCCGGGCGCTGCGGCTGCTCCGGCGGCTGGCGCGGCGGCTCCGGCTGCGGGTGCTGCTGCTCCGGCGGCGGCTGCCAAGGCTCCCGCCGGCGGCGACAAGAAGAAGTAA
- the pth gene encoding aminoacyl-tRNA hydrolase: protein MRLFVGLGNPGAKYARNRHNIGFMAVDEIARRHGFAPWRRRFQGETSEGTLGPERVILLKPTTYMNDSGRSVQEAASFFKIAPGDVTVFHDELELPPGKVRVKIGGGIAGHNGLRSISAHIGNEYRRVRLGIGHPGVKEMVHGHVLSDFAKADNEWVATLCDAVAEHAALIAKGTDATFANRVHLAMQAKGFLTKDENGKE from the coding sequence ATGCGACTCTTTGTTGGGCTCGGCAATCCCGGCGCGAAATACGCACGTAACCGGCACAATATCGGCTTCATGGCCGTCGACGAGATCGCGCGGCGTCATGGCTTTGCGCCATGGCGCCGCCGCTTTCAGGGCGAGACCTCGGAAGGCACGCTCGGACCTGAGCGCGTGATCCTGCTCAAGCCCACGACCTACATGAACGACTCCGGCCGCAGCGTTCAGGAAGCCGCAAGCTTCTTCAAGATCGCTCCCGGCGACGTCACCGTGTTCCATGATGAGCTCGAACTGCCGCCGGGCAAGGTGCGGGTGAAGATCGGCGGCGGCATCGCCGGCCACAACGGCCTGCGCTCGATTTCCGCGCATATCGGCAACGAGTATCGCCGGGTGCGGCTCGGCATCGGTCATCCCGGCGTCAAGGAGATGGTGCACGGCCACGTGCTGTCGGACTTCGCCAAGGCCGACAACGAGTGGGTGGCGACGCTCTGCGATGCGGTGGCTGAGCACGCGGCGCTGATCGCCAAGGGCACGGACGCGACCTTCGCCAACAGGGTGCATCTCGCCATGCAGGCGAAGGGATTTTTGACCAAGGACGAGAACGGCAAGGAATAG
- the ychF gene encoding redox-regulated ATPase YchF, whose product MGFKCGIVGLPNVGKSTLFNALTETAAAQAANYPFCTIEPNVGEVAVPDPRLDKLSAIAKSAQIIPTRLTFVDIAGLVRGASKGEGLGNQFLANIREVDAIAHVVRCFEDSDITHVEGKIAPLADIETIETELMLADLDSLEKRVDNLAKKAKGNDKDAKEQLDLVNRTLVLLRDGKPARLVERKAEEERAFSMLGLLSSKPVLYVCNVEEGSAATGNSFSQAVQEQAAKEGAVAVVISAKIESEIATISREERADFLETLGLEEAGLDRLIRAGYTLLDLITYFTVGPKEARAWTIYRGTKAPGAAGVIHTDFEKGFIRAETIAYEDYVALNGEAGARDAGKLRLEGKEYVVADGDVMHFRFNT is encoded by the coding sequence ATGGGATTCAAATGCGGGATCGTCGGGTTGCCCAATGTCGGCAAATCGACCTTGTTTAACGCGCTGACCGAGACGGCCGCGGCGCAGGCTGCGAACTATCCGTTCTGCACCATCGAGCCGAATGTCGGCGAGGTTGCCGTGCCCGATCCGCGGCTCGACAAGCTGTCGGCGATCGCCAAGTCGGCGCAGATTATCCCGACCCGGCTGACCTTCGTCGATATCGCGGGCCTTGTGCGCGGCGCCTCCAAGGGCGAAGGTCTCGGCAACCAGTTCCTCGCCAACATCCGCGAGGTCGACGCCATCGCGCATGTCGTGCGCTGCTTCGAGGACTCCGACATCACCCATGTCGAGGGCAAGATCGCCCCGCTCGCCGACATCGAGACCATCGAGACCGAGCTGATGCTCGCGGACCTCGACAGCCTCGAGAAGCGCGTCGACAACCTCGCCAAGAAAGCCAAGGGCAACGACAAGGACGCCAAGGAGCAGCTTGACCTGGTCAACCGCACCCTGGTGCTGCTCCGTGACGGCAAGCCCGCGCGACTCGTGGAGCGCAAGGCCGAGGAGGAGCGCGCCTTCTCCATGCTCGGCCTGTTGTCGTCAAAGCCGGTGCTCTATGTCTGCAACGTCGAGGAAGGCTCGGCCGCAACGGGCAATTCGTTCTCCCAGGCGGTGCAGGAGCAGGCGGCCAAGGAAGGCGCCGTCGCCGTCGTCATCTCTGCCAAGATCGAATCCGAGATCGCCACCATTTCGCGCGAGGAGCGCGCCGACTTCCTGGAGACGCTGGGTCTCGAAGAAGCCGGCCTCGATCGCCTGATCCGCGCCGGCTACACGCTGCTGGACCTCATCACCTATTTCACGGTGGGTCCGAAGGAAGCGCGCGCCTGGACCATCTATCGCGGCACCAAGGCGCCGGGCGCGGCCGGCGTGATCCACACCGATTTCGAGAAGGGTTTCATCCGCGCCGAGACCATCGCGTATGAGGACTACGTCGCGCTGAACGGCGAAGCCGGCGCCCGCGATGCCGGCAAGCTCCGGCTCGAAGGCAAGGAATACGTCGTCGCCGACGGCGACGTGATGCATTTCAGGTTCAATACGTAA
- a CDS encoding DUF4282 domain-containing protein: protein MFSFSDLFQWDRFITPTIIKTFYWLVIALICLFGLSGVFSGLAAMAISPFGGFLVLLSSIASVVVGIVFSRIAAELILIVFRINEHLGAIRDQGGGMR from the coding sequence ATGTTTTCATTCAGCGACCTGTTTCAATGGGACCGCTTCATCACGCCGACCATCATCAAGACCTTCTACTGGCTGGTGATCGCGCTGATCTGCCTGTTCGGCCTCTCCGGCGTCTTCTCCGGCCTAGCTGCGATGGCGATCAGCCCGTTCGGCGGCTTCCTGGTGCTGCTGTCGTCGATCGCGAGCGTCGTCGTCGGCATCGTGTTCTCGCGCATCGCCGCGGAACTGATCCTGATCGTCTTCCGCATCAACGAGCATCTCGGCGCAATCAGGGACCAGGGCGGCGGGATGCGGTGA
- a CDS encoding MaoC family dehydratase, with product MTLTFEDFPPGRFGTFGPRHVTRDEILAFAAEFDPQPMHLDEEAAARSMLRGLSGSGWHLCSLMMRMMADGFITRAASLGSPGVDEVRWLSPLRPGDDLMLDVDVLEARTSKSRPGLGIVKFKCTVRNAKGEALAEMTSPILIKRREGAV from the coding sequence ATGACCCTGACCTTCGAAGATTTCCCGCCCGGCCGGTTCGGAACGTTCGGCCCGCGCCATGTCACCCGCGACGAGATCTTGGCCTTTGCCGCCGAGTTCGATCCGCAGCCGATGCATCTCGATGAGGAGGCGGCCGCCAGGAGCATGCTGCGCGGCCTGTCCGGCTCCGGCTGGCACCTGTGCTCGCTGATGATGCGGATGATGGCCGACGGGTTCATCACCCGCGCGGCCTCGCTCGGCTCGCCCGGCGTCGATGAGGTGCGCTGGCTCTCGCCCTTGCGGCCCGGCGACGACCTGATGCTCGACGTCGATGTGCTGGAAGCGCGCACCTCGAAGAGCCGGCCCGGGCTCGGCATCGTCAAGTTCAAATGCACTGTGCGCAACGCCAAGGGCGAGGCGCTCGCCGAGATGACCTCGCCGATCCTGATCAAGCGGCGCGAGGGGGCGGTCTGA
- a CDS encoding MaoC family dehydratase — protein sequence MRFFEDIAIGQRRELGAYTFTAESIKTFAAKFDPQRFHLDEEEGKNSLFGGLAASGWHVGSACMSLVVADGQRLAREAAERGEEVAVWGPSPGFRDLRWIRPVLAGDTIDYVSVVIDKRTSASRPGWGILTARTTGTNQRGEEVYSITASAFVPMRAKSG from the coding sequence ATGCGGTTCTTCGAGGATATCGCGATCGGCCAGCGCCGCGAGCTCGGCGCCTATACGTTCACGGCGGAGTCCATCAAGACCTTCGCCGCCAAGTTCGATCCGCAGCGTTTTCACCTCGACGAGGAGGAGGGCAAGAACTCGCTGTTCGGCGGGCTCGCGGCGTCGGGCTGGCATGTCGGCTCGGCCTGCATGAGCCTGGTTGTCGCCGACGGCCAGCGGCTGGCGCGGGAGGCCGCAGAGCGCGGCGAGGAGGTCGCGGTGTGGGGGCCGTCGCCGGGCTTTCGCGACCTGCGCTGGATCAGGCCGGTGCTGGCCGGCGACACGATCGACTACGTCAGCGTCGTCATCGACAAGCGCACGTCAGCCTCGCGTCCCGGCTGGGGCATTCTGACGGCCCGCACCACCGGCACCAACCAACGCGGCGAAGAGGTCTATTCCATCACCGCCTCAGCCTTCGTGCCGATGCGTGCGAAGAGCGGTTAG
- a CDS encoding nuclear transport factor 2 family protein gives MTEHSLWRFSRALHRAINDRHFMDLEALIDEDVEWALYGPIDMFPFLGARQGKDAVLDVIRQLADNFHVRRFDRESIMLDVDSAASMLRYSLTALDSNKPISLRVAQFAQFRAGKLVSMRVLIDTFDLVEQALGRAIHLPKMTSAG, from the coding sequence CAGAGCACAGCCTCTGGCGTTTCTCGCGCGCGTTGCACCGCGCGATCAACGACCGGCATTTCATGGATCTCGAAGCCTTGATCGACGAGGACGTCGAATGGGCGCTGTATGGCCCGATCGACATGTTTCCGTTCCTGGGCGCGCGGCAGGGCAAGGACGCCGTGCTGGACGTCATCCGCCAGCTCGCCGACAATTTTCACGTCCGCCGCTTCGACCGCGAAAGCATCATGCTCGACGTCGATTCCGCCGCCTCGATGCTGCGCTATTCGCTGACGGCGCTCGATTCCAACAAGCCGATCAGCTTGCGCGTCGCGCAGTTCGCCCAGTTCAGGGCGGGCAAGCTCGTCAGCATGCGCGTGCTGATCGACACGTTCGACCTGGTCGAGCAGGCACTCGGCCGCGCCATTCATCTGCCGAAGATGACAAGCGCCGGCTGA